The region TTCAATGAGCAAAGGATCGGCAGGGTCGGACAAATTTATCCATCTTGGTCCCAGCTGAGTGCTTTctcttgctctttttttcttattctctttattgttttgttcaCTTTCTGTTCTGTTAGGATCTTACATATGCTACAGATGCAGTATAGCAACAAGAAGGCATTTGCATCAGTtgcaagtattattttatttttttactcatacACTCTGGAATGCTCTTCATTATGTAAAGGGttgtttaattttacataaaaatgaaatagattgttattattattataaaatttggcaaaaaaacaaaaagtgagGTTTAGCAGAATGTATGATGATATCTTTAtcttccatacaatgaaaggggATAGGATTACACCATGTAATTATGAcagaagggttagttcaccccaaaatgaaaattgtgtcattaatgactcatcctcatgtcgttccaaacccgtaagaccccAGTTCATCTTCCGAACACAgtataagatattttagatttagtccgagagctctccgtccattgaaactgtgtgtacggtatactgtccatgttcagaaaggtaagaaaaacatcatcaaagtaggtccatgtgacatcagagggtcagttagattttgttgaagcactgaaaatacattttggtcaaaaaataacaaaaactacgactactttattcagcaaagtcttctcttccgggtctgttgtgaatgcgttcacaacactgcagtgtagtgatgtccggttcatgaatgaatcattcaatttaaccggttcttcttgaaccagttcaccaaatcaaactgaatcgttgaaacggttcgcatctccaataagcattaatccacaaatgacttaaaggtacaatttgtaagatatttgcagtaaaatatccataaccactaggctagtgttatatattttgtccagctgattactaacaatgtctctaatgttttcaactacttgtaaatcatgagaaaattcccattctaaacagtgacacagggcagtgcagtcgcctgtcaatgacgttagttatcctttgttaccgcctttactgacatagaaaccacatgacaacagtgtcgtggacaaatgcggaagtagtgtctagcgtccagcaaaccactagcttgcttcaagcagttcttTAATTACTACTTtatgcacgttttatggtggattgtgttacatatttatggaacataattaccgTTTACCGTCTGccactggttctgtcgacaaggacagctcccgtaaacgtaagTGTACGGGCCAACCAAATGACCCAAggagagtttgggacaagaggagagaaaaagTGACGATCAATAtcagtgttgcattttctagatgaagagagcttcgcgacaaacttcaactagaaagagatgccgatctcacttgtgttttactcgacaggttaGTTGTTTTGATtcttatctttacagaaaacgtatgctattacaACGATCAACAagttagtattatggggcatacacgacAAACGCCTCTCTAGACCCGCACGAGGACGAGTGTGATCCATAATCtgatcacgtctttgcattgacttcgTATGTATGCATTTGCTATGTATTCCCagttattgtgtttgaatgtacaggagtgtatatatttgttcaacAAGTGGTAATTTTTTCATATTGTCTGAATGATGGCCGTCAGTGGTTGGGTAGaggacaacaaatcccatcattccacactccttcttagcgtcatcttACCacatgattgttattgttttggtagtgtgccctctagtggcaaGTCATACAACCTGTGcctttaagctgttaacttttttaatgtggctgacacttactctgagttaaaataaaccaatatcccggaatcccggagtaatttatttactcaaacagtacactgactgaactgctgtgaagagagaccTGAAGAGGTTTCTTTTGGACGCTTTTGTTTTTcgaccggtttattgaatcaaactgtctggAAGAACCGGTTcacggaaaagaaccgaacttcccatcactactggtgatccaaaaaccgatgcaaccagatCTTGACTCtagaatgagtcaatctttccttatctggctcggctcggtgttcatcttcagttctctcttcacagcaggtcagtcagtgtactgtttgagtaaattaattactccaggatattggtttgtatTAACTCAGAGGgtgtgtcagccacgttaaaaaagtcaacagcttaagttatttgtggattaatgcttattggagacgcaaaccgtttgaaaaaattcagttcgattttgtgaactggttcaagaagaaacggttaaatcgaatgattcgttcacgaaccggatatcactacactgcagtgttgtgaacgtgctcacaacagacctggaagagaagacaatgctgaataaagtcgtagtttttgttagttttggaccaaaatgtattttcaatgcttcatcaaactgaccctctgatgtcacatggattacttggatgatgttttaattacttttctggacatggacagtatactgtacgtacattttcaatggaggaacagaaagctctctgacttaatataaaatatcttaaactgtgttccgaagatgaatggaggtcttatgggtttgaaacgacatgagggtgagtcattaatgacataattttcatttttgggtgaactaaccctttaaaggatcCTTCTACCATATACTAAtttcaatattactgtatttgtctTTCCATTCTGTCCTGCTGTGAGTATCaggctattaaaataaaatgatgcaatTTCCACAAGGATATTTCAATGAAACATTATTATGCATGATTAGAAGACTTACTGTAAACCTCAACTCTTAAGAAGAAACAGGCCAATAGGGATATATACACAATAAAGACGTGTGCAAGGTAGATTTTTATCTTAtatcctttctcttttttttttagtctttcaAAGCTTTTGGGCACTGGTACAGCCATTTAAATGTTCTACTTAGAGAGAGATACTGAAGTTATTGTAGTATATCATTATGTTCCTAACAATAAGTTGGTTTAAAAATGGCTTATTCTTTGCATAAGCAAAGTGTTACACTActatagtagaaaaaaaaaaagtatgcttcttttaaatttcatcattttggagaagaagatgcaatagaagaagaagaaaaggggTGATTTTATAAAATCCTTtctgatttaataaaatatactttaatattttatactatatatcaaaactatataaaatgatttattaattaagatACAATTATCTATATGAAAGTTATGACTAAAACATTTATAACTCGGTTGTTGTGGAGGTTTGTGCATTTTGTAATTAGGATGGTCTGACCTCTGGAGATCCCCCGGTCCCCTTGAATGACAATGTCACAATCTGTATCCTGTGAGAATACCCTGCTGCTCTCGGTTCTGCGTCAAGCTTGCGCAAATACACAACCTCATTCATATACACAGACAGTGGAATTGCGCCTGTCACTACGTGGGTCAAACAGAGCCAGCCCACTCAGAGCGCTATTTAAGGGCCTCTCTTGCACAGTGCAGCGAAGTTTCAGATACACACTTGTTCTGCAGTCAGCGTGtgttctccatctctctctctctctctcctcctcctctctgccAGAGTTTCACCTGAAGGTATGATCTCAATTTTTCTTATATTTGAATGTGGAGTGTTGTATGCTTCTGTATAAAATCACTCAGGCTACAGTTGTgtaaaatattgtgtaatattatatattgtgtaatatGCGATATGTCCCATTGTTCTGTATTTTAGTttgtagattttaaataaaagataaggAGATATGAAGTGTGTGAATAGGGTGCGCTAGTAGTGATGTAGTTTCGACACAAATTTCAATTTCAGATCCTTTTGCTGTTTCTTCTTGGCTTGAATCCGAGAGTTATTTAGGGTTATTAGATTTTTAGtatctcaacaaaaaaaaaattaaattgaataaaatcattgtttgaaagaaagaaagaaagaaagaaagaaagaaaaaaagtcattaagTCAAAATTTGCAACCCAGAAATCAGTTAAATGGACCTCTTTGACAAATGGGTTTGATCAGAAACTggtgaaataaactgaaaaaccCATATTTGAGATCTACCAATGTTGCACATTGCAGCCCAATTAGTTTGTATATCTGGtgtttaattcaaatatatttacactttttCTCTGTAACTGTGCTGGGATTCATGTCTTGAATGGAAGCAGGAAAGTCTCAGTCCTCtttcttttagaaatattttttatttattcttatggAGGATCTTTTAATggaatttagcatttttatatttttaagtttgaTGTGAAATCAGGTGAAAATCTGTTCGCTAGGcttaaatgatttttttactcATGAAGGTGTATTTTGCAAAAGCTCAAATTAATAGGATTTTAATGAAGCAATATTAAAGCtctaacatgtgtgtgtgtgtgtgtgtttatttcagcCATGAACGctggaatctgtgtgtgtgtgctgctggcTGCCCTCTCCACCAGCAGCTGCCTTTCTCTCCCCGCAGTCTCAGAAGATGGGGGGCAGTCTGATCTCGGGATCGTAATGGAACACACACGCCACACCCGTGCAGCACCCTCCAGTGGACAACTCAGCCTGCTGTCCAAAGCAGAGGATGATGAAGAGCCCCGCAGCAGTTTGACTGAACTACTGGCCAGAATCATCTCCACAAAAGGTGGAATTCTCGTTTCAAATGAACCGAACTTTTATAAATTGTCCCTTATGCATATTATGTTATAGCCTTTATAAACTATGATAATTCCATTTCAATAGCATTTCAGTTGCATTAACTTTGGTCAATTAGAGTTATATTGTCCTATTTAAGATTTCTATTGATCCTCTACTACAGCAACaggaattatataataataataatataataaataatacttctaCTAATGATTTATTtctagatttatatataaatagatagacaCGTAAGCAATCTCCAAAGGTTCCtgtgcttaaataaataaattattttgtcttttcatGCAGGTACATATCGCAGAAGCCCCTCCCCAAAAAGCAAGTCCATGGGCAACAATCACAGAATAAAGGACAGAGATTACTTGGGATGGATGGATTTTGGCCGACGGAGCGCAGAGGAGTATGAATACTCCTCGTAAGATCTTTTCAACAAATCATGTTAATCAACCTGATTAGCCAATCACCTGTACAGAGTCACCCATTTCAATGTCAATCAAATCAAAGTCTGAGAGCTCGGTCTGATGtaaatttgtttgtaaaatggagataatgcaatatataaatatatgtgtccatctatatatatttattttgcagaaaaaaaaaacgagtgaGAATGTAGTCTCAACTGCTTTTATTCTCATAACTCATGTATATATGATTTTATCCTCACTTTAGACATATCACAGGTGTCTCGAATAAATCATTGCCTTAACTCACTCATCCAAAGTCTCATGGCTATCGTAACTCATTGTACATTTGAAATGTAGAAAGAAAAATCCAAGTTTGACCAGCATAACATGCATTTTGGACcattaaacaacaataacaaagaaaaaaaaaactctgtggATTAAGAAAAACTAAATCAACTGGCcatttagcttttagcttttctTAGCAAGTAGCTTTGATTTTATTATCTAAGCTGAATCCACCACAGATCAGTGAAGCCATTTGTGTGGTGTTGAGGGACCAAGCTAACAGATTACAGTTAATGATCTTATTATGAAAGCTTTCTCTTATTGGTCCCCCAAAGCTTAACAGCTAGCATTACAGCACTAGCGCCACGAGTAGCCTTCAAATCCAATTCTCTTCCCATTGCCTGAGGGACAGATTAGAATTCAGGCAATAATACTCAAATCTGCAGAACagggtgagagacagagagagaaacacatgCAGACGGTTAGACAGGGAGACGACGCTCCATGGTTTATTGTGCAAAACACTTGAGTTAGCACATAATGGATGAATCGTAGGCTGATGATTGCCAGCGAATGAAGAGCTACACCAAACAAAAAGAGCCATTATGCCACAGGTGTGCCTTAGTGAAAGAGATTTCATTCTGTTAGACAATATAAAGTGAACCAATAAATGCACACTTATAAACAGTGCCAAACATGAAAAGGTTTGCAAACAGGGCAATTAAATGTGTTCTGGCAATGTAGATACATTGTCTGAGCCAACTAGCTAATTCTCTTATTCCCCCCTTCTTCACACATAGACAAATGCATCTTTGAAGTGTTTTTCACTGACGGATACCAAAGAGTTTGGTTTTGCTTTATTGGTACAGGTAAGACAACTTCAAGTCCTATAATGCAGAATGGTTGTTTAGGGACTGGACTGGTGCTAAAATGACActtacttcattgtacccaaaTTTCCTGGATTATATAACAACACATTAGTCATAACTAAGGAAAGACCTGAGATAATTAACTTACAATTCACTTACTCTTTTGagatacttaatttaatttaatgaattatgaTGACTGGCACGATGGATTATGATGACTGTATGCAATGAACTGACATATTATttgcagaaataaattataaactgAGGTTTATTACTTGGTGTTTTGGAGCTTGTTCAGATCCCTGATCTaaagtatgagcaataataatgtCACATGCTTTcaacatattcatatttaatgttttatgctAGAATCCACATGATTGAATGCTAGGATTAGACAGTCTAGTTTCcagccctgctccaacacacctgtctgtaattatcaagtgcTCCTGAATATCTTAATTAGCTGGTTTAGGTGTGCTTGATTTGGTTGGAGCTGAATTTTGCAGGAAGGCAGATCTCCTGTGACAGGATTGGGCATACTCAGAGTCGGAAACTCCTGAAATGAAAAAGAGGATTCAATTATTAAAGGGATATTGTTATGTTTAACAGAACAAGTGAAAAGAGAGTTTCGGGTGAATGCTAGTTCACTCAATGGACTTCAGAGGCAACAGAATGGAATACAGTACAACTGTGAAACATGCGCATCATCATGACTTCACGACAGTATTACTACAACAGATAATAACAATGAAGAACTGGATTGCAATCACAACACCAACCCCCCCCCAACCCACAAACACACCTCCAAGATTAAGTATGAAACGTAGCTTCAAAGTAATGGAATTGTACAGGACATGTCCTTGTCTTCACAGGGTGAGTTCTCATAGGGGTATATTCAGATTGTGGGCTCTGACAGCGTTCGGTTCTTGCTTCCTGTCTGGTGCCTACATCAGGATCCAGATTTAATGGCGGCAGAATTTGCTCCATAGGTCAGTCCAGGTTTTCCTCCATAACAGAAGGAGTGGGCACTCTTTGAAGACAACTGACATGCCAGCAGGATCCATTAGCTAGTTCAAAAGTGACTGGTCCAAGTTGCTGTTTGAGCTGGAGGGGCTGAGAGAGGAGAGAGCAAAGTTTTTCTAAATCTTGTGTTGTGATGTGACCTACAGGCTCTTACCCAATCCTGTACTCTTATCTTTGTGGGCCGAATGTGATGCTTGCTGTCATATCTGGCTCTCATGTTGCGTTGATGTTGATGAACCTGTGCCCGAGTCGAAGTGTTCactgatgagatgagatgagatgtgcACTGCCTGCTCAACGGTAATTCTAGTTTCCTGTCAAGCATGAGACAGGCAGGGGACACCCCACTGGTAGCATGTTGGGTAGCGCGACAATGCAATAGGGTCTGGGAGAAAGCAGCCTTAACTGGGAAACCTTGGACAAGGTATGCACTTATGCCATTTTTCAAACTTTGGTTAAATCTTTCCATACCGCCATTAGCTTGAGGATGGTAGAAGGCAGTATGTATATGGGCTATGCCCTTGGCAGCTAGGTAGGTAAAATTCACTGGAAACAAACTGCAGGCCATTGTCAGTGGTAATGGCCCGTGGGATTCTCCATCAGGGAAAAGAGTTGCTCCATGAAATCAACCATTGCGGAGGATGTGACTGAGCCCATTGGCAAAACCCCGGGCCACTTTGAGTGGAGGTCATACACCACAACTAGGAACCACTGATGGTGAGGAACAGAGGTAAGCTCTCCACAAATGTTTATCTGTAGATGCTCCCAAAGCTTTGTGGGCCAGTCAACAGTTTACAAAGGTGGCAGTGCTGGAGCACCTGTTTTACCACTAAGCAGACAAGATGCATAGTCTTGTAGAGAGACTTCTTGCTCTCTGTCAATCCCTGGCCAACAAACTCTCGCTTAAGTTCTTCAAGAGCCACTGCAGCCTGTAAGGGCTCATAAACTAACTGCAcaaggtaaatatatatatatatctatctgacTCTGGCTGGTTGGCTGAGCTTGTTGACTCAGTAGCTGAACGTGACAGGAAATCTGCAATCACGTGTCTTTTCCAGGAGTGAACAGCAGCTGTTAGTTGTACTGATTCAACCTGTCAGCCTATCGGTGAAGCCGGATCGTCCATATATATACATGTGCCAGCACCGATATGGCCAAATGCACGCCAACGCCTCTCTCTCTCGCACTGAGTATTTCTGTTCCACAGTACTTAGAGCCTGTCATAGAGGGGCAGTAATTTCACATAACTGAGGTAAGAACCTGAGCAGTCATGCTGAGGAAGGATGCAAGCTGTCCAGCTGAGGTTGGCATTGGAAGGTTGTCCAGAATGGCTTCAACATTGGACTGCAATTGTGCAATACCTGAGCTGGACACCCGGACAGCAATCCAAATTTTCCTTTGTTCAATGTCAGATTGCATCTAGACAGAGCTGTGAACACCAGTCTGAGGCATTCGTCATGAGTGGTTACGTCCTTTCCATGTACTACAATACAATTTAAGTACACAGCAGTACCTGGGAGCCCTGCTAGGACAATAGCCATGATTTAACTTAGGCCAAATGGAATTTAGACCTTAAAACAGAACAACCCCATGTGAGTCATGAATGAAGTCACCTTTCATCTGTCCTCATGCAGGGGTATCTGTAAGTAACCTTGCTTAAGATCCAGCTTTGTGGACACTGAGGAAACATAGAAGAGTGTTGTGAGTTCCTCACTTGTCAGCAGTGGGTATTTGTCTGACAGCCTTGTTATACCCCCGAAGGTCAATGCAGAGACGTATGCCTCCAGACTGTTTTTGCACAATCACAAGATTTGAGACCCAACGGGAAGCATCAATGGGCTCAAAGAGGTCTGCAGCTAGCATGCCTTGTAGTTAAGTGGTGACCTTGTTGCACATGGTGAGATGCACTCATTGCAGTGACTAGATTACAAACGGTACATCTAGGTTAAGCAGGGGTTTGTGGGAAAAAGCAGAGAGGCAGACTAAACGACTCAATAGAGCGGGAAACTCTGTCTGCAATGGAGAGTCCACCTGAAGGATGGTTGCACCACTGTTGTCATCTAGAGAAAAGTCAAGGCTAAGGAACAGGTCAAAACCCAGCTGAGTACCATGCTGAGTAATGTAAAATAGTAACACTGATAAACGTTTTCGCCCATATTATACTGCCAGTTTAAAAACTCTAGTCACAGCAATGCTGGCTTGGCCATGACCACAGAGCTCCAGAAGTGATGGCTGTAACTCAACATCAGAGAAAAATGTCTTgtaagttcaattcaattcaattcaagtttatttgtatagcgctttttacgaaacaaatcgttacaaagcaactttacagaaaattatgtttctacaatatttagtagtagctagtagtttgtgcacatttgacaggattttagaaaaaaataataataatacaagacgtagtcagctagacgatgaactatcaatattattaattaagttattatatgattcagtcacacatttagcaataattgttagttctgtttgttgattcagggttagcatcatctgaggtcctctgagggtcagcatcatctcttctcaggtgttctggatccagactggagcttgtgtaaatcctagttaccacgggacgTAAATCccatggcgaaacatagaaacaaaatacagacatcattagcatagctgctgatccaacaaagtaaaattagtttaacccaagctaatgaataaaaatgcacctttgatcagatgcaactacactcacaattaaaaagatacattattcgaatgcttggcgaaagagatgtgtttttaatctagatttaaacagagagagtgtgtctgaaccccgaacattatcaggaaggctattccagagtttgggagccaaatgtgagaaagctcaaCCTCccttagtggactttgctatccaaggaactaccaaaagtccagcgttttgtgaccttagggtgcgtgatggtttgtaacgtggtagaaggctagttaggtacgcgggagctaaaccatttagggccttataggtaagtaatgataatttgtaactgatacggaacttaataggtagccagtggagagactgtaaaattggggtaatattatcatattttcttgacctggtaaggactctagctgctgcattttggactacctgtagcttgtttattgacgaagcaggacaaccacctagaagtgcattacaatagtccagtctagaggtcatgaatgcatgaactagcttttctgcatcagaaacagataacatgtttcgtagcttggcaatgtttctaagatggaagaatgcagtttttgtaacattggaaatatgatttcaaaagacaaattgctgtctaatataacacccagatttctgactgtagaggaagtaacagtacatccgtctagttgcagattgtaatctacaagattctgtgtagtgttttttggtccaataattagtatctctgtcttatccgaatttaattggagaaaattatttgtcatccaatcttttacatttttaacacactctgttagcttggATAATTGggaggtttcatctggtctcgttgagatatatagctgagtatcatcagcataacagtggaagctaattccgtattttctaataatattaccaaggggcaacatgtatattgaaaatagaaggggacctaggacggatccttgtggcactccatattttactgatgataaatgagatgactccccgtttaagtaaacaaaatggtagcgatcggacaggtaggatctaaaccatcttagagcctgcccttgaatacctgtatagctttgtaatcgatctatgagtatgtcatgatctatggtgtcgaacgcagcactaagatcaagtaagactagaaataagatacagccttggtctgacgcaaggagtgcagtttctgtgctatggtggggccttaaa is a window of Carassius auratus strain Wakin chromosome 16, ASM336829v1, whole genome shotgun sequence DNA encoding:
- the LOC113116189 gene encoding cholecystokinin, yielding MNAGICVCVLLAALSTSSCLSLPAVSEDGGQSDLGIVMEHTRHTRAAPSSGQLSLLSKAEDDEEPRSSLTELLARIISTKGTYRRSPSPKSKSMGNNHRIKDRDYLGWMDFGRRSAEEYEYSS